The Acetobacter oryzifermentans genomic interval CCCTTTTCCGCCAGAGCGACCGCAGGAAAAGTCGCGTCGCTTCTGGGAAGGCTTTAAGGCGAAACAGCTTTTTTGCTGCGCCCTCTGCTCACGGACAGACGACGATCCGTCCTGTCCAGAAGGCGCACATCGTTAGGCGTGACGTCCAGATTGTCGGAAGGTCCCGCAAGCACATTCGTCAGGACACGATGGGCGTTAGCCGCGCAGTCCATGTCTTCGGGGCGCGCCTGAATGTCCTCCACCAAACGAAGGAGATGCGCCTTGCTCTGGGTCAGACGTGCCTGCAGCGCCTCGATATCCGCAATCTTGCGTGTCAGTGCGTCCATGAGCGCATCATGGTCCCAGTGTTGCAGATCAGAGGGTAGCAGGGTGCGGATTTCATCCAGCGTAAATCCGGCCCGTTGCGCCGTTGTGATGAGCCCCAGAAGCAGCACGGCCTGTGGTGGGTAGGTACGGTATCCGTTGGAACGACGATCAACCGCTGTCAGCAATCCGATGCGCTCATAGAACCGGATTTTTGACGTCGTAAGACCGGTTTTCTGGGCCAGTTCTCCAATCTTCATCATCAGTCTTCTGTTACAAATTCATCTTGACGTTGAACTTATGTTCAACGTTAGCGTCTGAGCATTATCAGTTTTGAATGCTCAGGAGAAGTATCATGTCATTTGTCACGACACTCGACGGTGTAGAGATTTTTTATAAAGACTGGGGACCGAAGGATGCACAGCCTATCGTTTTCCATCATGGCTGGCCACTCAGCGCCGATGACTGGGACACGCAGATGCTGTTCTTCCTGAGCAGGGGCTTTCGCGTCATTGCGCATGACCGCCGTGGTCACGGACGATCTGCGCAGGTGAGCGACGGTCATGACATGGACCATTACGCGGCCGACGCATCGGCAGTTGTGGAACATCTCGACCTGAAAAACGCCATTCATGTCGGGCATTCGACAGGGGGCGGACAGGTTGCCCGCTATGTCGCGCAATACGGTCAGCCGCAGGGACGGGTTACCAAAGTCGTGCTCGTCAGTTCCGTGCCGCCTTTGATGGTCCAAACGGATCGCAGCCCGGAAGGCGCACCGATCCAAGTGCTGGACGGCCTGCGGGCCGGGCTTGCCGCCAACCGCGCGCAGTTCTTCCTCGATGTCCCGACCGGACCGTTCTACGGCTTCAACCGGCCGGGTGCGGAGATCTCGGAAGGCACGATCCGCAACTGGTGGCGGCAGGGCATGATGGGCAGCGCCAAGGCGCATTATGAAGGTATCAAGGGCTTCTCGGAAACAGACCAGACCGAAGATCTGAAGACGATCACGGTGCCGACCCTCGTCCTGCAGGGCGACGACGACCAGGTGGTTCCCTACAAGAACGCGGCTCTGCTCCAGCATCAGTTGATCGCCGGCAGTGTGCTGAAGATCTACCCCGGCTATCCGCACGGCATGCACACGACCCATGCCGACACGATCAACGCCGATATCCTGGCCTTCATCACGGGGTGAGGGTCTCCGCCAGATCTTCGAACGTGATCCCCCCGCCCTGCCACTCCAGTTATGGACAGCAAAAGGGGCAAACTGTCCTGACTCGACAAGGCAAGGTCACACCCTGAAACAGGCGACGGGATACCTCTCTCCACTTTCACGCATTTGTGAGAACCGACAAAAACGCGCCTGATTACTTTTCCGTTTGTTTCCTATGTGTTTCCTGCGCCACATTTCAGGCAACAAAAAACCCGCCTCAAGTGGGCGGGTTTACCGTGTGATATCAAGGACTTGAGATGGTTGCGGGGATAGGATTTGAACCTATGACCTTCAGGTTATGAGCCTGACGAGCTACCGGGCTGCTCCACCCCGCGGTTGTGATTGTGTTGAAATTTGTAGGGGTAGTAAGTTTTGGAAGGGTGGATTGGAAGACCTGGCGGCGACCGACTTTCCCGTGGCTTAAGCCACAGTATCATAGGCGCTGGGGGTTTTCACGGCCGAGTTCGGGATGGGATCGGGTGGATCTCTCCCCGCCATGGCCACCAGGTCATCCAGTCCACCCTGTAAGGGTGTGTGGAAGACGGTTGGTAGAAGAAGTAGGCGTATATATGGATGATTTCTGTGCACGGGCTGTCCTTTTAAGGGGACAGTAAGAGAGTGAGCCTATTGGGTGATTAGGACCAGTTAGCTGCACGTGTTACCACGCTTTCACACCTGGCCTATTAACGTGGTGGTCTACCACGACCCTCAGGGAGACCTAGTTTTGAGGTGGGTTTCCCGCTTAGATGCTTTCAGCGGTTATCCCTTCCATACTTAGCTACCCGGCGGTGCCGCTGGCGCGACAACCGGTGCACCAGAGGTATGTTCATCCCGGTCCTCTCGTACTAGGGACAAATCCTCTCAAGTCTCCAACATCCACGGCAGATAGGGACCGAACTGTCTCACGACGTTCTAAACCCAGCTCACGTACCACTTTAATCGGCGAACAGCCGAACCCTTGGGACCTGCTCCAGCCCCAGGATGTGATGAGCCGACATCGAGGTGCCAAACCTCCCCGTCGATGTGGACTCTTGGGGGAGATCAGCCTGTTATCCCTAGAGTACCTTTTATCCGTTGAGCGATGGCCCTTCCACGCGGGACCACCGGATCACTATGGCCGACTTTCGTCTCTGCTCGAGCTGTCACTCTCGCAGTCAGGCGGGCTTATGCCATTGCACTCAACAGCCGGTTTCCGACCGGCCTGAGCCCACCATCGCGCGCCTCCGTTACACTTTGGGAGGCGACCGCCCCAGTCAAACTGCCCACCATACAGGGTCCCGGATCAGGCTAACTGACCACGGTTAGACATCAGAAAAATTCAGGGTGGTATTTCAAGGATGGCTCCACAGGAACTGGCGCCCCTGCTTCAAAGCCTCCCACCTATCCTACACAGAATGTCTCTGATGCCACTGTAAAGCTGCAGTAAAGGTTCATAGGGTCTTTCCGTCTGACCGCGGATACCCCGCATCTTCACGGGGAATTCAATTTCGCTGAGCCGATGCTGGAGACAGCGGGGAAGTCGTTACGCCATTCGTGCAGGTCGGAACTTACCCGACAAGGAATTTCGCTACCTTAGGACCGTTATAGTTACGGCCGCCGTTTACCGGGGCTTCAATTCAGCGCTCTCACACCTCCTCTTAACCTTCCGGCACCGGGCAGGCGTCAGACCCTATACGTCGTCTTTCGACTTCGCAGAGTCCTGTGTTTTTAATAAACAGTCGCTACCCCCTGGTCTGTGCCACCCGCCAATGGTTGCCCACCAACGGGTCTCGCTTATCCCGAAGTTACACGAGCAATTTGCCTAGTTCCTTCAGCATCGTTCTCTCAAGCGCCTTGGTATTCTCTACCAGTCCACCTGTGTCGGTTTCGGGTACGGTCTATACGCCAGAGCTATTTCCTGGAATGCTCCAAAAGCCAGGTCAATCCGTTAAGACCTGACAACATATCGCATTCGTCACTTCTGGCAGGTACAGGAATATTCACCTGTTTCCCATCGACTACGGCTCTCGCCCTCGCCTTAGGGGCCGACTAACCCTGCGTGGATTAACCTTGCGCAGGAACCCTTGGACTTTCGGCGACAGTGTTTCTCGCACTGTTTGTCGCTACTCATGTCAGCATTCGCACTTCCGATATCTCCAGAGAGGGTCACCCCGTCTCCTTCACTGACTTACGGAACGCTCCGCTACCGCGCATATCATAGATATGCACCCACAGCTTCGGCACGTGGCTTGAGCCCCGTTACATTTTCGGCGCAGGGTTTCTATTAGACCAGTGAGCTATTACGCTTTCTTTAAAGGATGGCTGCTTCTAAGCCAACCTCCTGGTTGTTATGGAATCCCCACATCCTTTCCCACTTAGCCACGATTTGGGGGCCTTAGCTGGTGGTCTGGGCTGTTTCCCTCTCGACAATGGACCTTAGCACCCACTGTCTGTCTGCCAGGCTATACTTCCGGGTATTCGGAGTTTGGTTGGGTTTGGTAAGGCTTTGGGCCCCCCTAGCCCATCCAGTGCTCTACCCCCCGGGGTAACCACCTGACGGTCTACCTCAATAGATTTCGCGGAGAACCAGCTATCTCCGAGTTTGATTGGCCTTTCACCCCTAGCCACAGCTCATCCCCGACTTTTTCAACAGGCGTGGGTTCGGCCCTCCAGTGCGTGTTACCGCACCTTCAGCCTGGCCATGGCTAGATCACTCGGTTTCGGGTCTTCTGCCAGCAACTATGCGCCCTATTCAGACTCGCTTTCGCTACGCCTACACCTATCGGCTTAAGCTCGCTGCAAACAGAAACTCGCTGACCCATTATACAAAAGGTACGCCGTCACCCCATAAGAGGCTCCGACTGCTTGTAGGCATCCGGTTTCAGGTCTCTTTCACTCCCCTCGTCGGGGTGCTTTTCACCTTTCCCTCACGGTACTTGTTCGCTATCGGTCACTAGGGAGTATTTAGGCTTGGAGGGTGGTCCCCCCATGTTCAGACAGGGTTTCACGTGCCCCGCCCTACTCAAGCATTCTTAAAGACACTACACATACGGGACTGTCACCCACTATGGTCAGCCTTTCCAGACTGTTCTGCTTCTTCTTCAAAAATGACTGGCCTGTTCCGCGTTCGCTCGCCACTACTAGCAGAATCTCAATTGATGTCTTTTCCTCCAGGTACTGAGATGTTTCAGTTCCCCGGGTTCGCCTCGTAACCCTATGTATTCAGATCACGATACCCATCGCTGGGTGGGTTGCCCCATTCGGAAATCTGCGGATCAATGCCTGCTCGCGGCTCCCCACAGCTTATCGCAGCGTGCTACGTCCTTCGTCGCCTCCTAGTGCCAAGGCATCCACCGAATGCCCTTCTCATACTCACTCGCCCCATGCACAGAAACCATCCATACCTACATCCGCAGATACAAATAGCTTCAAAGCACAACGCATCCGAGTACGTCTACTTCTTCAAAACGCTTCTGAACGCTTACATCAGAAATGCTTAACGCATGAGTAAATCTCTCTACTCAATACGGGTCAGACCAACCCACATTTCCGATACGCCCAGACGCGCACCAACCGATTCACACTGACAAAGATCAACACCAGACATACAAATACGCGTGCCGCTATCGCAGCGCCGCGCATATGAAGTCCGATCCACAAACTCCCTTGCAACAGATACTCTCAACACCACAAAACCACTCTGGATCCTTGGTGGAGACGGACGGGTTCGAACCGACGACCCCCTGCTTGCAAAGCAGGTGCTCTCCCAGCTGAGCTACGCCCCCATAGGAACCGGCAGTCTCAAATGGTGGTGGGCCAGGGAGGACTTGAACCTCCGACCCCACGCTTATCAAGCGTGTGCTCTAACCAACTGAGCTACTAGCCCAAAACCCGACTGAATAACACAAGCCATACATAACCATGTAATAGCCTAAATCACCCAGACATCTGTTGCAGAAAGGGATATGTTGACGGCGCCCCCGATGCACAAACACATCAGAAACTGACAGACAGCGCCTTTGCCGATCCATAAGCAAAGGACTTTTTGTTCAGAACATCCCAAATCAGTCAGTAAACCAACCAACTCAGAACAGTTCCTTGAAAGGAGGTGATCCAGCCGCAGGTTCCCCTACGGCTACCTTGTTACGACTTCACCCCAGTCGCTGACCCGACCGTGGTCGGCTGCGTCCTTGCGGTTCGCTCACCGGCTTAAGGTCAAACCAACTCCCATGGTGTGACGGGCGGTGTGTACAAGGCCCGGGAACGTATTCACCGCGGCATGCTGATCCGCGATTACTAGCGATTCCACCTTCATGCACTCGAGTTGCAGAGTGCAATCCGAACTGAGACGGCTTTTAGAGATCAGCATGGTGTCACCACCTAGCTTCCCACTGTCACCGCCATTGTAGCACGTGTGTAGCCCAGGACATAAGGGCCATGAGGACTTGACGTCATCCCCACCTTCCTCCGGCTTGTCACCGGCAGTCTCTCTAGAGTGCCCAGCCCAACCTGATGGCAACTAAAGATAGGGGTTGCGCTCGTTGCGGGACTTAACCCAACATCTCACGACACGAGCTGACGACAGCCATGCAGCACCTGTGTTAGAGGTCCCTTGCGGGAAACAAACATCTCTGCTTGCAGCCTCTACATTCAAGCCCTGGTAAGGTTCTGCGCGTTGCTTCGAATTAAACCACATGCTCCACCGCTTGTGCGGGCCCCCGTCAATTCCTTTGAGTTTCAACCTTGCGGCCGTACTCCCCAGGCGGTGTGCTTAACGCGTTAACTGCGACACTGAATGACTAAGTCACCCAACATCTAGCACACATCGTTTACAGCGTGGACTACCAGGGTATCTAATCCTGTTTGCTCCCCACGCTTTCGCGCCTCAGCGTCAGTAATGAGCCAGGTTGCCGCCTTCGCCACCGGTGTTCTTCCCAATATCTACGAATTTCACCTCTACACTGGGAATTCCACAACCCTCTCTCACACTCTAGTCTGCACGTATCAAATGCAGCTCCCAGGTTAAGCCCGGGGATTTCACATCTGACTGTACAAACCGCCTACACGCCCTTTACGCCCAGTCATTCCGAGCAACGCTAGCCCCCTTCGTATTACCGCGGCTGCTGGCACGAAGTTAGCCGGGGCTTCTTCTACGGGTACCGTCATCATCGTCCCCGTCGAAAGTGCTTTACAATCCGAAGACCTTCTTCACACACGCGGCATTGCTGGATCAGGGTTGCCCCCATTGTCCAATATTCCCCACTGCTGCCTCCCGTAGGAGTCTGGGCCGTGTCTCAGTCCCAGTGTGGCTGATCATCCTCTCAAAC includes:
- a CDS encoding MerR family transcriptional regulator → MMKIGELAQKTGLTTSKIRFYERIGLLTAVDRRSNGYRTYPPQAVLLLGLITTAQRAGFTLDEIRTLLPSDLQHWDHDALMDALTRKIADIEALQARLTQSKAHLLRLVEDIQARPEDMDCAANAHRVLTNVLAGPSDNLDVTPNDVRLLDRTDRRLSVSRGRSKKAVSP
- a CDS encoding alpha/beta fold hydrolase, yielding MSFVTTLDGVEIFYKDWGPKDAQPIVFHHGWPLSADDWDTQMLFFLSRGFRVIAHDRRGHGRSAQVSDGHDMDHYAADASAVVEHLDLKNAIHVGHSTGGGQVARYVAQYGQPQGRVTKVVLVSSVPPLMVQTDRSPEGAPIQVLDGLRAGLAANRAQFFLDVPTGPFYGFNRPGAEISEGTIRNWWRQGMMGSAKAHYEGIKGFSETDQTEDLKTITVPTLVLQGDDDQVVPYKNAALLQHQLIAGSVLKIYPGYPHGMHTTHADTINADILAFITG